From Acidobacteriota bacterium, a single genomic window includes:
- a CDS encoding nitrilase produces the protein MTQLRYSAAVCQTDLANPVERRGMKKNTDRILQLIDSAVVGAMPFLPVRLIVFPEFAHSAPVFEKLADLREKLAVEIPNEHTERLAKKAKEHDVYIQSGSMLEIDPKYPGHVFNTTCLIGPDGILFKYRKVNPWIPFEVHSSPHDIEEYDEELFPVARTEIGNIGCAICYDWIFPESTRQLAMNGAEILVRVSAYMDPWNASEPMDWWTVVNRCRALENVAYVAASNQAASLSHYPPYSWSGGSMIVDFDGRVLARASEGPGERIVVAPIDISALRHERQTRRGHNMPAHLRTEAYPVYREHIYPPKQRDRGELSYELNNELIDLAKHSLGSSDE, from the coding sequence ATGACTCAACTTCGCTATTCCGCGGCGGTTTGCCAAACGGATCTCGCCAATCCGGTCGAGCGCCGCGGGATGAAAAAGAACACCGACCGTATCCTGCAATTGATCGATTCCGCGGTCGTCGGCGCGATGCCGTTTCTGCCGGTCAGGCTGATAGTCTTTCCCGAGTTCGCGCATTCGGCGCCGGTGTTCGAAAAACTCGCCGATCTGCGCGAGAAACTCGCCGTTGAGATCCCGAACGAGCACACCGAACGGCTCGCAAAGAAGGCGAAGGAACACGACGTTTATATCCAGAGCGGTTCGATGCTTGAGATCGATCCGAAGTATCCGGGACACGTTTTCAACACGACCTGCCTGATCGGCCCCGACGGAATCCTTTTCAAGTACCGCAAGGTGAACCCGTGGATTCCGTTCGAGGTGCATTCGTCGCCGCACGACATCGAAGAATATGACGAAGAACTTTTTCCGGTCGCGCGGACCGAGATCGGAAACATCGGCTGCGCGATCTGTTACGACTGGATATTTCCCGAATCGACGCGGCAGTTGGCGATGAACGGCGCGGAGATCCTGGTCCGCGTTTCGGCGTATATGGACCCGTGGAACGCGTCCGAGCCGATGGACTGGTGGACGGTCGTCAACCGTTGCCGGGCGCTTGAGAACGTCGCGTACGTCGCGGCGTCCAACCAGGCGGCGAGTCTGAGCCATTATCCGCCGTATTCGTGGTCGGGCGGTTCGATGATCGTCGATTTCGACGGGCGTGTCCTCGCCCGCGCGAGCGAGGGACCGGGCGAACGGATCGTCGTCGCGCCGATCGACATTTCGGCGCTGCGTCACGAACGACAAACCCGCCGCGGCCACAATATGCCGGCGCATCTGAGGACCGAAGCCTATCCGGTCTATCGGGAACATATCTATCCGCCAAAACAACGTGACCGGGGTGAACTCTCTTACGAACTGAACAATGAGTTGATCGACCTCGCGAAGCATAGCCTGGGGAGTTCTGACGAATGA
- a CDS encoding VCBS repeat-containing protein, which produces MIHRLRPSLRPAFSAVACAVLLAAMAACRPAIPEKASGEYAAAIKSFYVGLAAMQVADDVRAKLELENAVKLAGGEPAAWANLGVLQMRQKDFDAALKSLERARGLAPESGRIYANLAVLQSQRGNFDEVRKNLLKAIEVDPSDAKPIFALAEEFERDGNDADALARYESILKILPENPAVVIEVMRLAAKRNDLPKAKAAFAIIRPRPDYWEKEIVEQHSSLATSVEAGNTREVTQKIAFFRNVLLRVPEFRGAIDDVKYSKTTIGEPFTRPLKLSVPDFSPAAHDEELAFAAEIVADERAAFAAAVFADGDSAPAVAFGSEGDLRIGGAAVRFAARDIAAIDIDYDFRNDFVAAGPKGLRFFSADQADLTGATKLPAPFLAKGFSRVFTFDIEIDGDLDLLTVGENSSLVALQNNADGTFKQIPTFGEVSGATDFVSADVDEDGDMDAVFVAGAKLLVFSNERGGQFRPRTVPAETALAVEAGDLNGDGRLDLVVLQPDGKIIRTTDKGGKTWETAAVAESGNLDNPSLAIQDLDNNGAVDIVCGGRIWLTGRDGKVRELKNRIDGRVESAADLDADGRLDLVGLDAAGRPARWLNRGSKPYGWQIIRPRSAKAQGDQRVNSFGIGGEMELRSGLLAQKRPIASPQVHFGLGEQTSTDLLRVIWGNGFIQAEFDLAKDQQILVKQRLTGSCPHLFAWNGSEFKLVKDAAPLATSLGLRVSDKEILPVTQTEEWYKIPGEALAPKDGFYELRVTDELWESYYVDHYSLLAVDHPVGTEVFANELYPIPTPLRLHSTSVPRRFASATDEKGNDVAALVSEADEVYLDTFADGRYQGVAEEHFVELELPADAPRDTGVKIIADGWLHPTDTSLNVAISQSGFEKPKGLSLDVQDANGRWRTVKDDFGVPAGKLKTIVVELPPGIRRARLRTNMEIFWDKLAWAETVSDESYGYQRIDLADAELNFRGFSVIEKKGESAPEIPDYNRLATTIERWRSIEGYYTRYGSIRELLASADDRYAIVSSGDEMRLRFRELPPVKPGFTRDFVFVGVGWIKEGDYNNLYSKTVLPLPTHATNDYSRPPGRLEDDPVFQRNKRDWIDFHTRYVAPDAFRNAVRK; this is translated from the coding sequence ATGATCCATCGACTTAGACCATCGTTAAGGCCTGCTTTTTCGGCCGTCGCGTGCGCCGTTCTTCTGGCGGCGATGGCGGCCTGCCGCCCCGCGATTCCCGAAAAAGCCTCGGGTGAATACGCCGCGGCGATCAAGTCTTTCTATGTCGGTCTCGCGGCGATGCAGGTGGCGGACGATGTGCGCGCGAAGCTGGAACTCGAGAACGCGGTGAAACTCGCGGGCGGCGAACCGGCGGCGTGGGCGAATCTGGGCGTTTTGCAGATGCGTCAGAAAGACTTCGACGCGGCTCTGAAATCGTTGGAACGAGCCCGAGGCCTCGCGCCCGAAAGCGGACGCATTTATGCCAATCTCGCCGTTCTCCAGTCTCAGCGCGGGAATTTCGACGAAGTCCGTAAGAATCTCTTGAAGGCGATCGAAGTCGATCCGTCGGACGCGAAACCGATCTTCGCGCTGGCCGAAGAGTTCGAACGCGATGGCAACGACGCCGATGCGTTGGCGCGATACGAGAGCATTCTCAAGATCTTGCCCGAGAATCCGGCCGTCGTAATCGAAGTAATGCGGCTCGCGGCAAAACGCAACGACCTCCCGAAAGCAAAAGCGGCTTTCGCGATCATCAGGCCGCGCCCTGATTACTGGGAAAAAGAGATCGTTGAACAGCATTCGTCTCTCGCGACGAGCGTCGAGGCCGGCAATACTCGGGAGGTGACCCAGAAGATCGCCTTCTTTCGAAATGTGTTGCTCCGCGTCCCCGAATTCCGCGGCGCGATCGACGACGTCAAGTACAGCAAGACGACGATCGGCGAGCCCTTCACGCGGCCGCTCAAGCTTTCCGTTCCGGACTTTTCGCCGGCGGCGCACGACGAGGAATTGGCCTTCGCCGCGGAGATCGTCGCGGACGAGCGGGCGGCGTTTGCGGCCGCGGTTTTCGCCGACGGAGACTCGGCTCCGGCAGTCGCGTTCGGTTCAGAAGGCGATCTTCGAATCGGCGGCGCTGCGGTTCGGTTCGCGGCGCGCGACATCGCGGCGATCGATATCGATTATGATTTCCGCAACGACTTTGTTGCGGCCGGACCGAAAGGGCTGCGATTCTTCAGCGCCGACCAAGCGGATCTCACCGGCGCAACCAAACTTCCGGCTCCGTTTTTGGCAAAAGGTTTTTCACGGGTTTTCACTTTCGACATCGAGATCGACGGCGATCTAGATCTGCTCACGGTCGGCGAAAACAGTTCGCTTGTCGCGCTGCAAAACAACGCCGACGGAACGTTCAAACAGATCCCGACCTTCGGCGAAGTGTCCGGCGCGACCGATTTCGTGTCGGCTGACGTCGATGAGGACGGCGATATGGACGCCGTGTTTGTCGCCGGAGCAAAATTGCTTGTGTTTTCGAATGAACGAGGCGGTCAGTTTCGCCCGCGAACGGTGCCCGCCGAAACCGCACTCGCGGTCGAGGCCGGCGATCTGAACGGCGACGGCCGGCTCGATCTCGTCGTTCTGCAGCCCGACGGGAAGATCATCCGCACGACGGACAAGGGCGGAAAAACCTGGGAGACGGCGGCGGTTGCCGAATCTGGAAACCTCGACAATCCGTCGTTGGCGATCCAGGATCTCGACAACAACGGCGCGGTCGACATCGTCTGCGGCGGCCGAATCTGGCTGACGGGCCGCGATGGAAAGGTCCGCGAACTGAAGAACCGGATCGACGGGCGCGTCGAATCGGCGGCCGATCTTGATGCCGACGGCCGACTCGATCTCGTCGGCCTCGATGCGGCCGGCCGGCCCGCGCGTTGGCTCAATCGCGGAAGCAAACCGTACGGCTGGCAGATCATACGGCCCCGTTCGGCGAAAGCGCAGGGTGACCAGCGGGTGAACTCGTTCGGCATCGGCGGCGAGATGGAACTGCGCTCCGGACTGCTCGCGCAGAAACGGCCGATCGCGTCGCCGCAGGTTCATTTCGGGCTCGGCGAACAGACTTCGACCGACCTCTTGCGCGTAATCTGGGGAAACGGCTTCATCCAGGCGGAGTTCGATCTCGCAAAAGACCAGCAGATACTTGTTAAACAGCGCCTGACGGGTTCGTGCCCGCACCTTTTTGCGTGGAACGGCTCGGAGTTCAAACTCGTCAAAGATGCCGCTCCGCTTGCGACGTCGCTCGGACTTAGGGTCTCCGACAAGGAGATACTGCCGGTCACGCAGACCGAAGAATGGTACAAGATCCCGGGCGAAGCGCTCGCTCCAAAGGATGGATTTTACGAATTGCGTGTCACCGACGAACTTTGGGAAAGCTATTACGTCGACCATTATTCCCTGTTGGCCGTCGATCATCCCGTCGGAACCGAGGTCTTCGCGAACGAGCTGTACCCGATCCCGACCCCTTTGAGGCTTCATTCGACATCGGTTCCAAGACGTTTCGCTTCGGCGACGGATGAAAAAGGCAACGATGTCGCGGCGTTGGTCTCGGAAGCGGACGAGGTTTATCTTGACACGTTCGCCGACGGCCGTTATCAAGGCGTCGCCGAAGAGCATTTCGTCGAACTCGAACTTCCGGCCGACGCCCCGCGCGACACGGGCGTGAAGATCATCGCGGACGGTTGGCTGCACCCGACCGACACTTCCTTGAACGTCGCCATCAGCCAGAGCGGATTCGAGAAGCCGAAAGGACTGAGCCTCGACGTCCAGGACGCGAACGGAAGATGGCGGACCGTCAAAGACGACTTTGGCGTCCCGGCCGGAAAGCTGAAGACGATCGTCGTCGAATTGCCGCCGGGCATAAGACGCGCGCGGCTGCGGACAAATATGGAGATCTTCTGGGACAAACTCGCGTGGGCCGAAACGGTGTCCGACGAATCTTACGGCTACCAACGGATCGATCTCGCCGATGCCGAATTGAATTTTCGCGGCTTCTCGGTGATTGAAAAGAAAGGCGAATCGGCACCCGAAATTCCGGATTACAACCGACTTGCGACGACGATCGAGCGTTGGCGGAGCATCGAAGGTTATTACACGCGGTACGGTTCGATCCGCGAACTGCTTGCATCTGCCGACGATCGTTACGCGATCGTAAGTTCGGGCGACGAAATGCGCTTGCGTTTTCGGGAACTGCCGCCCGTCAAACCCGGTTTCACGCGTGATTTCGTTTTTGTCGGCGTCGGGTGGATCAAGGAAGGCGATTACAATAATCTGTATTCGAAAACCGTCTTGCCGCTGCCGACGCACGCGACCAACGACTATTCGCGCCCGCCGGGCCGGCTCGAAGACGACCCCGTTTTTCAACGGAACAAGCGGGACTGGATCGATTTT